The region gatatgtatactctagagaagaggatgggcaggggagatatgatacagacgtttaaatacttgaaaagtattaatatagaaacaaatattttccaaagaagggaaagtggtaaaactagaggacatgaattgaggttgtggggtggtagacttagaagtaatgtcatggagagggtggtagatgcctggaatgacctcccgagggaggtggtggaaaaaaaaactgtagcagaattcaaaaaggtgtgggataaacacagcagatctctaattagaaaatgaatgatataaaaaacaaaaataaaaagggttgcatatgtgtttgcatgtcaagatggcgactctggctgcatcaactaaggccggtgctgggctgcctTATAtagtctgagtcccacatatggcgatccagtttaggatggactagagagagctttgacggaaattccagtggtttggaacgtgaggacagtgctgggtagacttttacggtctttgtcccgcaaacgacaagacggatttggataggctggagtaggctttgacggcaactccagtagttggaacatagagccggggcagacttctatggtctatgtcccagaaacaccaaagaaagaccatgatcaagtataaaaCATCATGTTcactgttgatttaaatcttaaaATGATATTCAATGtgacttttgggcagactggatagaccattcaggtctttatctgccatcacttactatgtaactatgttatAGCAGACgatagcaaataaagacctgtacggtccattcagtctgtccaacaagataaactcatcgtAGCCAGTTTGAGGGCATGGGGGGAGCGGAGAGCGGACTGCCGATAGCGCCAATGTgtattttgaacacaaaagatcatgtgaaaaataggcgctggtgccatcggaagtccatttgggggaacagccactcccctggcgacccacctagctatgcctctaaaacccatagcataaggtatgatgtgattttCTATAAATGTacacttgaccttgatttgtccttaccattttcagggcacagaccgtagaagtctgcctggtagtGGCCTTGTtgtccaactactgaagctgaatctgtccaaccatgatcagggcacagaccgtaaaaatcttcCCAGCACTAGTAATAGCTTTGGCACAATGCCCCCTTCATTATTAGTGGTGACTCCAGCACAACATCCCTCTTATTCTCTTTTACCAAACatccccttctttctcctccattcTCTGCCTAGCaccattatcccccccccccccccccccaccaccaccaccaccaccactccccTCTATCCCTGGCCTACATAATGTGGAAGGATATGGAGGTGACACACCACTATAGCAGTAACCCCTCAGTCATGGTGCCTTGATCTAGCCCAGGCTGCCCAGCTGACACAGAAATCTTTACTAAAAACTTAAACAATTTTCCAACCTTTGTGTCTGTAGTTTAACTTCAGTCTCAACTTGATCTTGGTTTCTCTCTGTCCTTAAGTTCCTTCTTTTAAGGATTCTCTTCCAGCCTTCCTCCCATGACATCATTATTTCTCTTGCTTCCATATATATATGTCTCTCCATGGTTTCTCTCATCTCACTTTCTTCTAGTCTTACTCTCTCCTCCACTTCTCACCCTTTTCTCACCTTCATGTCTGTTTCTACTCCTCCCCAACAGCTCCACTATCAGTCTCTCTCACCATCACCCAGCCTCTCTTCCCTTTACCACTGCTTTCTGTATCTTCCAGCATTTCTGAACTGTATTGTCTCCCCTAACCACTGACCCCTTCTCATTTCCTTCACCCCTTCCTTGCTCCCTTTATTCCTCTCCGGGtaccgctctttttttttttttaccttaactGCTATAGGAATTATTACTATGGCAACATAGTAAtattgtcatgccaataaagttatctgaatctgTTCCTTTTGTCATTGTCTGTCTGCTGCACTTGTGACAGACTAGCAGCTGCCAATGGGGAAGgcaactccttcctctcctgcagtCTATTGGACACACTGCAGGGGGAGACAGGAGCCagctaataggctgcaggaggaggTGGGAGTAGTAGCTAGGATACAGAGGCACTTCATTCCTATGTTTTCCTGTGCTGCCCCAGATCTAGACTTACAGGGGAAAATATAGGAAGGAGGTGCTCACGCACTCACAGAGGTGGTGCTTATGGATagaggtgtgtaaaataatgagtgcagtgcaaTGGGTGAACACAAATCAGTtgtgtactctttcaaaaagggcACAAAATGAAGTTACTAAATAGTTCACTtataacaaatagaagaaaatatttttttcacaacatATAACtacattctggaatttgttgccagagggtgtggtaaaagctgttcATGGAGGtgagtttgaaaaaggtttggacaagtttgaggaggaaaggtccatgaaccgttattaagatagacttggagaaaatccactgcttgataAGCAGCATGGGatcctgccaggcacttgtgacctgaattgaccactgttggaaacaggatacagtaAAAGTCCAAAAATCCGGATGCCTGAAATCCAGACCGCCTGAGAATTCAGACTTTTTGAAAACTCAAACTTCTTAAAATTTCCAGGCTTCTGTGTGTATGAGCATGCATGTGTGCGTGTGACTGCTACAGATGCACAGCAGCAACAAGCAACATGGATGTAATTTTGAAATGAGCAAACTGTGACAAAATGCCATATAGTAATTTTGTGCCATATGTATTCTTTccatatttttgtatttacaaaccCTTGATAATGGCTCCTAAAGTAGATAAACTTTGTGGTGTGAAGAGAAGAAGAAAATGTTGAAACTGTGTGACAGGATTCATTGGCTTTCTTCAAGGGTGCTTTTCCTCAGCAGAAAGGTTCCATAAATGGtttggttttgaatattgatAAAACTGAAGTAATGATTGTGGGAAGACATGAGCAAGAGATGTGGCCTGATTGTGTGCAAAAAGAGATGAGGATATTAGGAGTTTATTTAGATAGTGCGCTCAATATGAGTGTACATGTCTCTAAGGTAGTATAAACTGTTTTTCAGCTATACCTTTTGCATAGATTAAGACCTATGTAaatttttttatgccagtgattaaGAGTTTTAGCTCCACAGGCTAGAaagtctggagctctttgaggctttttcctttcatTTATTTGATGTGTCTTACACACACTTGTGTATGCTGTATAATTGAGAACTACAGATATTTTTTGTTTGCGGTTTGCAATTTAAGATCTTCTTTCCCTTAATTATTGTGTAAAAGATGTATTTATTATCATTCTTATAGATCGCCTTCCTAACCCTGAATAACAATCATCCACTGTAATCTCACCCGCCAGCCACAGAAAATTCAATGATAGTAGGATATGAGTCCTAATTCAAGTCAGGATGAGGACAAAAACTCTCTGATTCTGTACCATACAAGTTCCCATACTTAACACCCAGCCTGCCATCCCATTTTAATACCATCCAGGGGATGGGGGTGTTAAATTAAGATTGGGAATCTGAATGCTtatctataaaggaaagcagggaACCAAAGAGGAAAATAAGAAAACTGAATttggataaggagtgatatcCTATAAATGAGCAAGTTTTTACAGCTGGTAGCTGGGATACACTCAGCAGAGATCTTTGCTTCCAGTTTTCAAAGGGCTAATCTAGGCACCTAACTAACGGAATCTGTACTTAAACTTGCCCATctgaaaaatggactgtgctTTAGGAGCCCAAAAAGTGGTTAGACATTGAGGCAGTGTTAGGATGTGGGATAAAAGGAGCTTAGCACTAATTTGTAGCACTAGATcctaacttaggtgccaaaaTTTAGGAAAATTGCAGATCTCAGCATAGCTGCATAAGTTTCAGGTTCCTAAATGTAGTTGAATTTTCAGATGAAAACTTAAGTCCCTACATTAAACTGCAAATCTCCCTAATTtaaggtgcctaaattttagacACCAAAGTGAAACACTGAACATTTTGCCCCCAAGTATTTATTACGAGGAATTATGGAACacggaggggtgtgtgtgtgtgtcagggaaGAGTACTGAGAAGCAGGGCCAATCGTagcaacatcagaaaatatttctttatggaaagggtgctgGATGCCTGCTATATCCCTCCAGAAGAGGTGCTGTCAACAAAAACAGTATTGGAGTTCAAAAAGGAGTGGGATACACATAGGATCTCTGAATGGCAAAAGGATGGAAaccaaggggcacttttactaagcagcggtaagcccaccacaGGCTAACCACAGGGCAATCTGAACCTACCGCTGGCCCATCATGGgccctggtggtagttccacccctagtgcacgccatttctggcgctagagAAAATAGGTCCCTCTTTTTTAACACAGCAGTTACCCATTGGGCAGCACCTTAGTGGGTGCcattgtcccctcccccccccccccccccccccccccccgcatggccacacggtaagtgcagtctggcatggccatttcttttttcggcctttttatccgctgcagtaaaaagggcctcagtgagcGGCAAAAATGTCCACTGCTAGCGCAGGACCCTCTTTACCAccgcttagaaaaagggcccccaaattcaGAGCAGCAATGGAATTACTTTCACATTTaagaagacatatgaggagagtgTGAGCTAACCTTACTGACACAATGGTTGGGCCATGTgggcttttatctgctgtcatctatgaTGGGGGTCAGCATTCACCGCATggtagtcagtgtttttttataaGTGCTCCCTGCTGCAGGTTTAGGCCTGGATACTCAGTGCTAGTCTAATCCAGCTATCAGTACTGAAAATCCAGGTTTTGTGGGCTGCTGGAAGTTATCCGGGTCCagtcagtattcagtgccagtacccagaTACCAAGCTGGACATAATTAGGACCTTATGCAGTCCTACTTGCCTAGTTAGTTACctaggtaccagcactgaatattagagGTGCCTGGATAACTTTAGGGTCTGCTCTGACTCTGCCCCCCACCcgccccagcactaaccagagaGTGTCATGGTAGTCCTAGCTAATATTCAACAGCATTATCTAGTTAAGTCCATTGGATATTAGCATTTACACTAGGCAGAGCGATTTAACCAGGCCTGAATATCAACCTGTATGTCACTATATATTAAGGGAGTACAAGGCAAATTAATCTGTGAAACCTGTCCTGCACCCCTAATAAATTCatagttttctcttttttttcctcccagTTACAGTATGACCATCTCTCCCACATCCCTGCCATggttcttctcccctccccaacaccAGCATGAGGAGCGCAGTGCATCTCTCAGCTCCTCTGCCAGGGTCAATTTGAAGTTTAAACAGATGATGCTGCGACAATATTGTGCCCACTCGGATCAGACATTAGAGTGAAGCTAGCAGAGAGAAAGCAGACACTGTGAAGAACAGCTCTCCTCCCTTCAGTGCAAGCGAGCAAGGAATGGATTACACTGGAAGAGTTAGGGGAAGGAAGCATgtagggtgggaggaggaagaggctgTAGCTACTGCAGCATAGCAAGGAAGGACCTTGCTGCAGACGGCCAGACCAGCAACACACTGATTGGTTGAGAAGCATTTGCTTACTAGTCTGACAGAAGCTGCTGATGgtcagcccccctcctccccatcaccaccaccactaaATGAATACCTGGGCAGTCATCCTGATTCGCCATACCCTACTGATAATAATGCCCACCAAGATGTTTCAGCTAATCACACCACACCATTTTATATACATAGTTCTATTTTTTCCATCTGAAAGCAGACTAAATGAGGGTTGGCTCAAAGAtacatttttaataaaaaaatcatatttatatttctttgttgtctttgatttttttttttccgttgGCACCATTTTGCGAGTTTCCTCTTTGGGGTGAAGCAGAGAAACTCAGGGGGCAGAAAAAGAGATATTTACACATAGAAAGCTTGTTAATGATTAAAaccataaaacatgaaaaagaacatTAAATGCAACAAAATTGAACAAGGTGGTCACCAGATTGTGTGTATACATACACTTGTATATCAGGCTaccttgtgtgtgtttgtgcatttgtgtgactatccagctcattttcaaaagggatcgccggccatcttccgacacaaatcgggagatggccggcgatctcaaatccagccaaatcggtataatggaaagccgattttggccggcttcaactgcactccgttgcggagccggcgaaaatGAAAAGGGGCGTGtaagcggcgaagcgaaggcgggacatgggcgggcatgggcggggtTAAGAAATGGCCAGCTttaggccataatggaaaaaaaaagcagcgatgaagagcatttcgacgctttcacttggtccctttatggtcacgaccaagcctcaaaaaggtgccctaaatgaccaggtgaccaccggagggaatcggggatgacctccccgtactaccccagtggtcaccaaccccctcccacccacaaaaaccacctgtaaaacatttttttccagcctctatgccagcctcaaatgtcatacccagctccatcaaagcagtatgcaagtccatgGGGCAGTGTTtaatgggtgtagtgcacttcagacaggtagacccatgcccatcccccccccccacctgttacacttgtggtggtaaatgggagccctccaaacccccccccccaaaacccactgtacccacatctaggtgccccccttcacccataaaggcaatggtagtggtggatagttgtggggagtggggtttgggggggggctcagcacccaaggtaagggagctatgcacctgggagctttttttatattttttaaaaatttttagaagtgccccctagggtgcccggttggtgtcctggcatgtcagggggaccagggcactacaaatgctggctcctctcacggccaaatgccttggatttggccggggttgagatggccgacataagtttccattatcgctaaaaaacaaagccggccatctcaaaccccggccaaatccaatgcatttggctggctggaaccgtattatcgaaacaaaagatggccggccatttttttgaaaatagggTTCCGGTCAGCTGTTTGCAGCatcgccaaaatacatcgccggccacgtatttcgccggcgccgttcgattatgcccctccacgtgtttgcGGACTGTGTGTTAGCATGTATGCTTTTGTGTGTgaagtatatgtatatatgtgtctGAGGAGTGTACATGTGAAGGTGCTGTCAGTTGTGGTGGCTGGTTTGTGTGACGCACACGTGGGTTTGATGAATAGGGATGGGCTATCGTTTGAAACAAATGTTATTTGCTGATAAGACTGCACAGTATTTGAATGCAGTGTGCACTTTGTTTAAAGACTGCatgctatccccctaattctataaaagttgccaaaaattttgtgtgcaaatttaatttaattacaagctaattagcaccgataattggctttGTAAGAAGCAATAATTGTCACTAATTAAATTGAACTTTACGaacataaatttacatgcaatttGAAAAAAGGGGCGCAGAAATGTGATGGTCATGGGCGGAacgggggcgttcctaaaattaacacacgttgctatagaataatggggatatgcaccTCATGTAGGTGCGTACATtcacaccacgtttcagttggtgcaaagggctgcacctaaagttacacGTGATTCCTTGGcgtaagcgctattttataaaccacaccaaattttaagcatggcttatagaaaagCGCTTtatttggcgctgattttttttgtgctatatatagaatctacaccTCTAGTACATAATGGACACTTTTCTGACAGCACGCTCTTGAGTAATGTTCACCATCCCCCTAATTGTATAAACTTGCACGCACATTTTTCCGCTTACCATTAAAAGTTGCATGTGCTTTATAGAGTAGTGCTAGTTATGCAGtcacttaatttaataattagctgctaattggcattaacaatcaattattggctataattggcactaatcagcAGTTACACGCATAGCTGCCCTtacttggtattctacaaattgtgtgtgcaaaatcCATAGCGTGCAACTGGAAGGTGGTGTGGAtcaggaaggggcatgggggggGTCAGAAACATacctagcacttacacacatgGAAAGGctgctgagagggagggggggggcaagattccaccagaccgggcctccaaggggggcccagcgctggggtcTATCTCTCTCCTTCTGAAGGCACCTGGGTGAtcacatcccgacaggagcaagagagggaaaactctggcgctgggccccctttAGAGGCTGAGGAGGAACAGACACGGGGCTTTGGGGGCTCTGTTTTggatggcgggggtccccaagccccgtcagcagaaggcttcctccagcactgttctccgcTACGTTACCTgctctgcggctgcttttcccctcacattgTGCAACGACGTGAAGGGAAAAGCAGcctcagggcaggcaatgtggcagagaacAGTGCTGCAGGGAGGCTTCTGCAGGGGGGGCTTagggacctctgccagccaaggtatgtagaGTTGCAGCAGGGGAccaggaggtggggcaaaatgtgcctccccactTTAggctccagcctccccccccccaacttttgtGGTCTGCTACGCGGtggtcctggggggagggggcctggcagcGGCAGCCCTATCCCAGGGCCAGCTCAGTCACTGCACACGGGTTATACAATACTATCAGTCACATGCTTAACTgacaggcatgagcatttacaccagccattgagctagggTACGTGGTCACGTCTAGAGTTAGGCACGTACCTTAAgacttaaactagtattctataatggaaattaTATATGTAATTGACGATATAGAATTTGCATTTAGCGCACATCATCCCGGTGCCTAACTTaaggtgaccttttgagaattaccccctatatgtagatagggttccttttacaaaggagcgaaagcatttttagtgcacactaaaaataattgtgcgctaaatgctagagacacccatatattcttatgggcgtctctagcatttagcatgcactaaaaacactatcgcgcctttgtaaaaggcccccatagTGCGCACTATGAATGACATTTGTTTGAAAaggggagaaaaggaaaaaaacaaatgaaacattTCTGGCTGCCCATACTTACTGCTGAGTGCATTTACATGTGGTATGAGCCTGCCTCTGTGAATACGTCATGTCTCAGGCCATACAATTGAGTATCTGTACATATAATGGTTGAAATCAGATCAGTAGTTGGGAAGCATCCAAGCAATATCCAGCAACCCATTTTAAGAAGAGAGGGAAAGCCGTGCAAAGGATACCACTTTGTGTGCCCCAGTGGCAGCAGAACATCtatttagttgggggggggggacggggggacaaACCAGCCTCATCCCCAAGCTCTCTAGCTGCTGATGCTGTATTGGGCAAGATATTGGTGGGGTCATGGCTCTTGTGGTCCAacccattctgctgcctatggTGTGCTCCCACCTCctcacaaaatattttatacaagtGCCATTCAAAGAACTTTACATCCCCTCAAGCCTCTTGAATTTGAGAGGCAGTGAGCAGCCTCCTCCTCACTCCCCTTGTAATATCTGCCTGGATGGTGGGAGCTGACCTCTGGGCCTAAGAAGGGGTTGCCCATCTAAAGCTGCTTTGATGCCTCAGTGGGGTgagtgggcagggagggagacaAGGGTTCCAGTCCATCCCCACCCCTTACAGAAAAACAAACTAATTCAGTATAGTGAATTTCATAACTACACTGGCTTCTGCTGAGAGGTGGTTATCCCCCACTGCTGGCCCACATGCAGGTAGCATAAGGGCATGTAGTCCCAGAAGACCCTACTAATCATCTGGGGAACAGGTTAAATGTGGCTGGTCAGGGCTACCCACGCTTCCTGTACTGGAGCTGCCATCTCCCAAATCCCTGGGCCCACAGGGCAAGTTCAGTTCTGAGGGCCCCATTGGGCTGCTGCCAGCCCGGGCCAGACACTCTTCCTCCAGCACCAAGCAGAGTGCCTTCAGCTCCACGTTTTCCTTGGCCAGGTCCTCCTGCAGCCGCTCCAGTTCAGCCAGCTTCTTCAGATAACCTCCCAAGTCCTCCCGCATGATCTTAGCAGCATGATGGCCGAAGAGCTGCCACTCCCGGGCCAAGGTTTTCACTTTTAAGCGGTCATCGTCCAGAAAACAGCAGAGCTCCCGAAGCTCCTGGTTCTCAGCTTGGAGCCGGTGGTTTACCAGCTTCAGTTCCCTGATCTCCAGGAGATGCTCCTGGAGCTGTTTGTTGACCTCTTTGATCAGTCTACCCCTCTGGATCAAGGCAGCAATCTTGTCAGCTTCCTCCATCCTCAGCTTCTGAACCAGTTCCTCTTTGCTACAGGCCAGGATCTCCTCATCAGACATCTTGGACAGGTCCTTACTGAGTATCATCTCCCCCTCGCCGCTCATGCTCACCTCCTGCATACCAAGATGCTGTCACTGGTTGAAGGATGTTCCTTGATGAACTTCTTCTCTCCACTTCCTTCCACTTCTGTAATCCTTtcttctccccctttctcttcgtTCCTTCCTACACTTATCCTTTTTTTCCTCTCCTGGACAACAgcaggtggaggtgggggggggggggggagggggcctgtaaGACAAATCATGGTCAGTTTAGAAATGGATAAACACCAGCAACATTTCTCTCAAGCCCAACAATCCCCAAGATTTTTCTGATTTTGCTTAGCTTCTCTTTtgccaaataaatataaataatacacatacatacaaattCCCAACATGGAGCAGACAATAAGCTGTGAATCACTGCCACATACA is a window of Microcaecilia unicolor chromosome 11, aMicUni1.1, whole genome shotgun sequence DNA encoding:
- the CCDC85B gene encoding coiled-coil domain-containing protein 85B, which produces MQEVSMSGEGEMILSKDLSKMSDEEILACSKEELVQKLRMEEADKIAALIQRGRLIKEVNKQLQEHLLEIRELKLVNHRLQAENQELRELCCFLDDDRLKVKTLAREWQLFGHHAAKIMREDLGGYLKKLAELERLQEDLAKENVELKALCLVLEEECLARAGSSPMGPSELNLPCGPRDLGDGSSSTGSVGSPDQPHLTCSPDD